Part of the Pseudodesulfovibrio hydrargyri genome is shown below.
GCGCGGTGCCGCGTTCGTCCCAGACCCAGATGTTCTCGGGCAGGACCAGGCCCGCCTTGCGGGTGGCGGCCAGCAACTGCTGCCGGGCCTCTTCGCGGCGGTCGAAGGACTCCTTGTCCAGGGGCTCGCCGCAGGCCAGGACCCACCAGCCGCGCGGGCGCAGGTTCGGGTCGGTCTCCTCGCCGAAGCTCTGGGCGGTGATCGCGGCCTGCTTGGCCCGCACCACTGCGGTCATGCGCAGGATGCTTTCTTCCAATTGCCTGATATCGTTTGGCATATTCCTCATTTCCCTCGGAGCGGCGTGAACCGGTTGCCGCAACCTATTGTTACCTCGGCCATCCGGGAATGGCAAGCAAAGCCGCAGTGCGGGGCGCGTTTTCTCAGCCCCTTGCGCCGGACCGGACGCGGATGTATCGTGTGCAATATGGTCTACTTGTCCGGTTCCACTCCCCGGCGTACCCCCTTGCGGCGGCTGGCGCGGGTCCTCCTGGGACTCGCGGCGGTCTCGCTCATCGTCTGGGCGCTGGCCTCCATCCCCTACGATATTCTGCGGGCCGAGCGGTCCCGCCTGTTCGGCGAGGAGGTCACCTCCGGCCTGGTCCTCAAACTGCGCACGGACGAGGACCCGGAACATCCCCATGCCCGGGTGGTCATCGAATACACCTACGTGGACCCGGACGGCTACGCGCGCCGCGCCGAGGCCCGGCTGCCGGACAGCCTTTGGCGGCAGTACCGGCCGGGCAGGGTCGTCAAGGTCCTGCTCGTCAAGGGACGCCCGGACATCTCGCGCATCCCGGACGAGGTCGAACCCGCCTTCCAGGTCTGGCTCAGAAATCTGATGAATTGAGCGGCCGGATCAGCCGCCGTACTGTTTGGGAAACTTCTCTCCCATGAGGTATTCCATGGCCTCGCGGTCCACGGTGCCCGAGGCGATCAAAAACTCCAGCCCCGCGACCATGGGGTGGTAGGTGATCCCGTGCGGCAGCTCGTCCGCCGGGCCGTACAGGTACCGCTCGGCGGGCATGGCCTCGTCCACCTCGATGAGCCCGTCCCCGGCCAGGATCGAGGGCAGCACGTGGTCCAGGATGAAGCCGCCGGGCAGGGTGGTCCACAGATGATAGGTGCCCAGCGCGTCCTCGCCCGACTCGTTCTCGACCATCTTGCGGAAATGCGCGGGCGTGACCGGAAAACGCATCTCGCCGTCCATGGCCACGTTGCCCATGGTCAGCACGCCGCCCGGAATGTGGAATTTCTTGGCCAACATGTGGAACATGCCGAAGTTCACGTTCAGCCCCTGCACCGCCCGCTGGCGGAACGGAATGTGCCCGGTCTCCTCCAGCGCGTTCAGCACTGCCTGATCCAACACCGTCGCGGTCTCGCCGACCGCGATCTCGCTCAGCCCCAGCTTCCTGCTCTGGGCCGCAGCGGCCTTGAATTCTTTTATATAGTTCATGTTGGTACGGGAATTATTGATCGGTAAATAGGGTCTGGTTATGCCGTATTTGAATTACAGTATCTGGAGAAGTTTATTAACAATCGGAGTGAAGAGCTCTTTAGATTGCTTTGCTTTTGTTATGTGTGATCCCTTTAGGCCATCTGTTGAGTTGCAGTCGAATACTGGTTTGCGAGCTTCCAGAGAGTATGGTATCAAACTATGTAAATTTGGTATTTTGCCAATACACCAGCTTTTATTTTTCCAGTGATGGACTTGCCCGATGGGATCAAGTCTTTTGATGATGTTGTTTTTAACGGCTTTTTCTACTCGCTTACCAAATATATTCCATCCCTTGGTCATTCCAGCACTTGTGTTTCGTACATTGTGCTGTTGGGTGACGTACCCTAAAAAGGTGGGCTTCCCAACAGGAAGTTGAACCGATGTCCCTCTGTAAGAATCCTTGCACTGCTGCCATTCTCTTCGCCATGTTTCTAATTTGGCCCCGAGGTTTTGAGTTCCGCGAATAGAAAATAAATCAGGAGAAATTGGAACAATAAAAAAGTCACTAGCTATGAGCATTGCTCTGTTCAATGCACCAAGATTTGGCCCAAGGTCAACCATCACTACGTCAGCATTTACTTTTTGTGCAGCCCAGATAACGAAACGATATATGGCTGTTTGAACTCTTAGCGCACCAGCGTCGCCACCTTTTGCTGCATTCCAAGAGTCGCCAAGAGTATCTTCAAAATCACTGAGAAGAATATCGCCTGGGATTATGTATAAATCAGGGTACGATAATTTAATTTTGGAAGGCTGACGCTTTCTAAAATCGCCAGTTCGTTCATATAGAGGCTCAACCGCATTCCAGATGCTATTCCCACGATCAGATTTCCAGCTATTTTCTAAGTCTTGGTCGCGCATTGAGTATGCAGAGAGGTTGCACTGGCTATCTAAATCAACAAGTAGCACTTTTTTCCCTTCATCCTCAAGTAAATGTGCAATGTGGTATATATATGTTGTTTTACCCACTCCGCCCTTGTTGTTGAAAATGGAAACAATTTTCATGTTGTGTTATCCTTGGTTGGGTTATGCTATATTTAATAGTTAAAATCGTATCACCTGTCTGCGGCTATGTCTAATTTGATTTGAATGCGTAATGCCCGCTGCGGGGGCAGCGGGCATTACATTCCACTATCCTCAAGCCCCTTTCCTCAAAGGGGCTGTTGGAACTCGATTAGTTGCACAGGCAGTCGCTGAAGACCACGCGGTCGGTGTATTCCGCCTGTTTGCCCTTGTTCCACCGGGACACGGGGCGGTAGTAGCCCACGATGCGGGTGTAGACCTCGGCCTCCTGGCCGCAGGTGGGGCATTCGAAGTGTTCGCCCAGGATATAGCCGTGCTCCTTGCAGATGGAGAAGGTGGGCGTCACGGAGATGTACGGGATCTTGGTCTTGGAGAACGCCTTGAGGATGAAGTTCTTGAGCGACTTCGGATCGGTCACGGCCTCGCCCAGGAAGGTGTGGAACACGGTCCCGCCGGTGTACAGCGGCTGGAGCTGGTTCTGGTGTTCCAGGGCGTAGAGCACGTCCTCGGAGATGCCCACGGGCAGCTGGGTGGAGTTGGTGTAGTAGGGGGTGCCGTTGCCCTGGGTCTTGATGTCGGCGTAGAGCGACTTGTCGATCTTGGCCAGCCGGTAGCTGGTGCCTTCGGCGGGCGTGGCCTCGAGGTTGTAGAGGTTGCCGGTCTCTTCCTGGAAGCGGGCGGTGATGCGGCGCAGGTGGTTGAGGGTGCGGCGCATGAGGCGCACGCCGCCCTCGGTCTCGATGCCCTTGCCGATGAGGTTCAGGCAGGCCTCGTGGCCGCCGAGCAGGCCGATGGTCGAGAAGTGGCCCTTGTAGGCGTTCTTGAGGTAGCGCCTGGACCAGGGAAACATGCCCGATTCGAGGTTGTTGTTGATGACCTTGCGTTTGTATTCCAGGGAGTCCTTGGCCAGTTCGGCGTATTCCTCGACCAGGTCGAGGAAGTCGTCCTCGCTTTGGGCCAGATAGGCGAGCTTGGGCAGGTTCAGGGTGACCACGCCGATGGAGCCGGTCAGGTCGCCCGCGCCGAACAGGCCGCCGGTCTTGTTGCGCAGTTCGCGCAGGTCCATCTGGAGGCGGCAGCACATGGAGCGCACGTCCTCGGGGCTCAGGTCCGAGCTGATGAAGTTCTGGAAATAGGGCACGCCGTACTTGGCGGTCAGCTTCATGAGCTGTTCGCCGATCTCGGATTCCCAGGGGAAGTCCTCGGTGACGTTGTAGGTCGGGATGGGGAAGGAGAAGATGCGGTCGGAATGGTCGCCCCCGAGCATGACCTCGATGTACGCCCGGTTGATCATGTCCATCTCTTCCTGGAAGTCGCCGTAGGTCAGCTCGTCGTCGTACTTGCCGCCGATGATGGCGGGCTCCTTGGCGATGTGCTTGGGGGCCACCAGGTCGAAGGACAGGTTGGTGAACGGCGACTGGCCGCCCCAGCGCGAAGTGGTGTTCAGGTTGAAGACGAACTTCTGCATGCACTGGAGCACTTCGTCGTAGGACAATCCGTCCTCGCGGATGAACGGGGCCAGGTAGGTGTCCACGTTGTTGAACGCCTGGGCTCCGGCCCATTCGTTCTGCAGGGTGCCCAGGAAGTTGTTCATCTGCCCCAGCGCGGTGTCGAAATGCTTGGCCGGACCGGCCGAGGCGCGGCCCTCGAGGTTGAAGCCCTCGAGCAGCAGGTCGCGCAGGGACCAGCCCGCGCAGTATCCGGCCAGGCCGAAGGAGAGGTCATGGATGTGGAAATAGCCGTGCTCGTGGGCCAGGCGGATCTCCTCGGGATATTTTTCCAGCGCGTAGCGGGCCTGGACCGTGCCGGACAGATGCAGCATGAGCCCCTGGAAGGAGTGGGTCATGTTGGCGTTTTCGTTGACCCGCCAGTCGGCCTGGTCGAGGTAGGTGTCGATGACTTCCTTGATGTCCAGGTACGCCTCTTTCTGGGAGCGGAGCTGGCGGCGCTTTTCGCGGTACAGGATGTACTTCTTGGCGATGTCGTACTGGCGGCCCTCCATGAGGACCTGCTCGACCATGTTTTGGACGTGCTCCTGCTCGGGGATGTCCATGTCGTCGAGTTTCTTCTCGACCTTGCGGGCCAGGCGCTTGGCGAGAAGCGGGTCCTTGATCCCGCTGGCGCTGAGCGCCTTGAAAATGGCCTGTGCGATGCGATCAGTCGACCAGGTTTCCAGCCGGCCGTCTCTCTTCATGATTTGGCTTGGCATGCTCCGGCGTCCTCCTTGGGGGAACGTATTTCTGGATTTTCAGTTCATGATTCGGGGGCAGGTAGCTTCGCGCGACGTCGATGTCGGCCTGGGTCAGGCCGGGCACCTGCGTGATGCGGAAGTAGAACGCGCCGGGCTTGGCTTCGGCCATCGCGAAGATGCGGGCCATGTTGGCGCGGGCTGCTATTTCCGAGACGGCCTTGCCGGTCAGGGCGGGGTACTTGGCGTACGGTCCCTTGACGTCCACGGCAAAGGTGTCCACGAGCTTTTCCTCAAGGAGTTCCGCGACCACTTCGGGCCGCATGCCGTTGCTGTCCATCTTGACGGGCATGCCGGTCTTCTTGATCTCGAAGGCCAGTTCGCCGACGCCGGGCACCGTGGTGGGTTCGCCGCCGGAGATGGTCACGCCGTCCAGCCATCCGGCCCGGTCGCGCAGGTAGGCCTTGACGCGCAGCGGGTCCAGGACGGGCAGGGACTGCATGTCCCAGGCAAGCTGGAAGTTGTGGCAGGTGGGGCAGCGCAGGTTGCAGCCGCCCAGAAAGATGATGCAGGATGTCCGACCGGGCCAGTCGCACAGGCTCATGTTCTCAAAGCCTCGGACATAACTCCAGACCCCGGTGGGTTCGCTCATCTCGACTCCTTAACAAGCGATACGGGCCGTTCCCGGCCGCGCATGCAATAGGTAATAATAGTGCCCGGGGATGCTGTTACCGTCACCACTCCCGGAGCGGACGCGGACGCTGTTTTCGGAGGGAAAAAGGCGTGAGCGCGTGAGGGTAAGCCTATCCCAGCGGAATAATTTTGTACAGGGGGGATTCGGAAAATATTTGGCTACACAAGTGAATTTTGGAAGTTATGGGCGATTATAAGTGATTATCGGTTATATCGAAAAGTTATCCACTGTTGTTAAATAGTGAACACGCCAATATAGTTAACTTTTTTCTAGAGTAAGTTTAGAAAAAAGTTTTTTCGATTTCAGGGGGATTGATTTTCGACAGCAGGGGATTGTGACGGGCGGGAAAAGGGCAGCCTTGAGGCGCAGAAAAGTGCTTACCACAAGGGTTGTCGGTTGGGAACAAAAAAGTGGCTCGCAGGGCGGTGTATTCCACAGGAAAAAGAACAATCAAACCGGGACATTTTTCAGGCTCCGGGCAAAACCCCGGCAGGTAAGGAACAGCGCTTTGTCAATACGGTTATAGCCCTTTGCGCGGATACATTTTTGTCGAATGTGGCGAACTGGCTTCTTTCTTGTCGATTGTTCATTCTGCGTGTATTGAATGGACGATAACCATCGTACACCCTCTATCGCGAGGAGGCCCACATGCAGAAGGACATGCACTTTTACGGAACCTATGCCGTGGCCCGGATAGCGGGCTTTCCTCCGCCGGAGGCGAAGGTCGTGGCCACGGCGGCCCAGTTCGTGGACGATTCCCTGCTGGCCGAGCCGGTTTCCCTGAGCGGGCAGGGGTTTCTGCTTCCCGTGGTTTCGTCCCACGGCATGTTCGAACTGGCCAAGAATTCGAACACCATCGACCAGTGGCAGGTGTGGCTGCCGTTCCACTTTCTGCCCGGGAACCAGGGCAACGACGCGGAACGGCGGCTGATCTGCCTGTGGGGCGAGCCGGACAATCCGGTGGTCGAGGCGGTCCTGAACCTGAGCCTGGGCGAGCGGCGCAAGGCGTACGGCCTGCACCTGCTCGGCGTGGTCAGCCACGTCCTGCAGGACACCTATTCCCACTACGGGTTCTGCGGCATGGCGACGGACCGCAACCGCATCCACCAGAAGACCCTGAGCGCCCTGAACAGGGGGTCCCTCAAGGCCTGGGTCGACGCGGTCCTTAAGCACTTCAGCGCCCGGTTCGCAGGCAGTGTGGCCGAGGAAACCCGCCTGGGCCACGCCTCGGTGGCAACCTTTCCTGATCTGCCGTACCTGAAGTGGCGGTTCAGGTACGAGGAGGCCCCGGGCCTTGATCCCGGTTATGATCTGGAGAATCGCGACAACCCCAAGTCCTACTACCGTTCGTGCACTCGGCTGCACGCCCTGTTCCGTGCGTACCGCAACGGGCTCTCGTCCATGGAAAAGGGCACCGGGCACGCCGCCTTCGACCAGAAGACCGCGTCCGCGATCCGCGCCATCCTG
Proteins encoded:
- a CDS encoding DUF6765 family protein, with the translated sequence MQKDMHFYGTYAVARIAGFPPPEAKVVATAAQFVDDSLLAEPVSLSGQGFLLPVVSSHGMFELAKNSNTIDQWQVWLPFHFLPGNQGNDAERRLICLWGEPDNPVVEAVLNLSLGERRKAYGLHLLGVVSHVLQDTYSHYGFCGMATDRNRIHQKTLSALNRGSLKAWVDAVLKHFSARFAGSVAEETRLGHASVATFPDLPYLKWRFRYEEAPGLDPGYDLENRDNPKSYYRSCTRLHALFRAYRNGLSSMEKGTGHAAFDQKTASAIRAILGKVEPEGEKRCALWRKRIADGSLFPVLPGDESVAYDVAPWRFAVMENNAGAALTDAYHFSRAARRYLDAVLTEILPGANLLIV
- a CDS encoding ribonucleoside triphosphate reductase, with amino-acid sequence MPSQIMKRDGRLETWSTDRIAQAIFKALSASGIKDPLLAKRLARKVEKKLDDMDIPEQEHVQNMVEQVLMEGRQYDIAKKYILYREKRRQLRSQKEAYLDIKEVIDTYLDQADWRVNENANMTHSFQGLMLHLSGTVQARYALEKYPEEIRLAHEHGYFHIHDLSFGLAGYCAGWSLRDLLLEGFNLEGRASAGPAKHFDTALGQMNNFLGTLQNEWAGAQAFNNVDTYLAPFIREDGLSYDEVLQCMQKFVFNLNTTSRWGGQSPFTNLSFDLVAPKHIAKEPAIIGGKYDDELTYGDFQEEMDMINRAYIEVMLGGDHSDRIFSFPIPTYNVTEDFPWESEIGEQLMKLTAKYGVPYFQNFISSDLSPEDVRSMCCRLQMDLRELRNKTGGLFGAGDLTGSIGVVTLNLPKLAYLAQSEDDFLDLVEEYAELAKDSLEYKRKVINNNLESGMFPWSRRYLKNAYKGHFSTIGLLGGHEACLNLIGKGIETEGGVRLMRRTLNHLRRITARFQEETGNLYNLEATPAEGTSYRLAKIDKSLYADIKTQGNGTPYYTNSTQLPVGISEDVLYALEHQNQLQPLYTGGTVFHTFLGEAVTDPKSLKNFILKAFSKTKIPYISVTPTFSICKEHGYILGEHFECPTCGQEAEVYTRIVGYYRPVSRWNKGKQAEYTDRVVFSDCLCN
- a CDS encoding anaerobic ribonucleoside-triphosphate reductase activating protein: MSEPTGVWSYVRGFENMSLCDWPGRTSCIIFLGGCNLRCPTCHNFQLAWDMQSLPVLDPLRVKAYLRDRAGWLDGVTISGGEPTTVPGVGELAFEIKKTGMPVKMDSNGMRPEVVAELLEEKLVDTFAVDVKGPYAKYPALTGKAVSEIAARANMARIFAMAEAKPGAFYFRITQVPGLTQADIDVARSYLPPNHELKIQKYVPPRRTPEHAKPNHEERRPAGNLVD
- a CDS encoding ParA family protein encodes the protein MKIVSIFNNKGGVGKTTYIYHIAHLLEDEGKKVLLVDLDSQCNLSAYSMRDQDLENSWKSDRGNSIWNAVEPLYERTGDFRKRQPSKIKLSYPDLYIIPGDILLSDFEDTLGDSWNAAKGGDAGALRVQTAIYRFVIWAAQKVNADVVMVDLGPNLGALNRAMLIASDFFIVPISPDLFSIRGTQNLGAKLETWRREWQQCKDSYRGTSVQLPVGKPTFLGYVTQQHNVRNTSAGMTKGWNIFGKRVEKAVKNNIIKRLDPIGQVHHWKNKSWCIGKIPNLHSLIPYSLEARKPVFDCNSTDGLKGSHITKAKQSKELFTPIVNKLLQIL